A region from the Hypomesus transpacificus isolate Combined female chromosome 11, fHypTra1, whole genome shotgun sequence genome encodes:
- the LOC124473379 gene encoding histone H2B-like produces the protein MPEPAKPAPKKGSKKAVSKTAAKGGKKRRKSRKESYAIYVYKVLKQVHPDTGISSKAMGIMNSFVNDIFERIAGESSRLAHYNKRSTITSREIQTAVRLLLPGELAKHAVSEGTKAVTKYTSSK, from the coding sequence ATGCCTGAGCCTGCAAAGCCCGCGCCCAAGAAGGGCTCCAAGAAAGCCGTTTCCAAGACCGCCGCGAAGGGCGGCAAAAAGCGCAGAAAGTCCAGGAAGGAGAGCTATGCCATCTACGTGTACAAGGTGTTGAAACAGGTCCACCCCGACACCGGTATCTCCTCCAAGGCCATGGGAATCATGAATTCCTTCGTCAACGACATTTTCGAGCGTATTGCCGGGGAGTCGTCTCGCCTGGCTCATTACAACAAGCGATCAACCATCACCTCCAGGGAGATCCAGACCGCTGTCCGCCTTCTGCTCCCCGGTGAGCTGGCCAAGCACGCCGTGTCCGAGGGCACCAAGGCAGTGACCAAGTACACCAGTTCCAAGTAA
- the LOC124473376 gene encoding histone H1-like, producing the protein MAEVAPAPAPAKAPKKKAAAKPKKAGPSVGELIVKAVSASKERSGVSLAAVKKALAAGGYDVEKNNSRVKIAVKSLVTKGTLVQTKGTGASGSFKIHKEADTKAKKPVKKVAAAKVKKAAAKKPAVAKKSPKKVAAKKPAAAKKPPKKAKKPAAAKKSTKSPKKVKKPSTPKKTVAKSPKKATKAAKPKAAKPRAVRAKKATPKKK; encoded by the coding sequence ATGGCAGAAGTCGCTCCAGCTCCCGCTCCAGCCAAGGCACCCAAGAAGAAGGCGGCAGCCAAGCCCAAGAAAGCTGGACCCAGCGTCGGCGAGCTGATCGTCAAGGCCGTGTCCGCTTCCAAGGAGAGAAGCGGCGTGTCCCTGGCAGCGGTCAAGAAAGCCTTGGCGGCCGGCGGCTACGACGTAGAGAAGAACAACTCCCGCGTCAAGATCGCAGTGAAGAGCCTCGTCACCAAAGGAACCTTGGTCCAGACCAAAGGAACGGGCGCGTCTGGCTCTTTTAAGATCCACAAGGAGGCGGATACCAAGGCAAAGAAGCCCGTGAAGAAGGTCGCCGCTGCGAAAGTCAAAAAGGCAGCCGCCAAGAAACCCGCAGTTGCTAAAAAGTCGCCCAAGAAGGTCGCTGCGAAGAAGCCCGCGGCTGCCAAGAAGCCACCCAAGAAGGCTAAGAAGCCCGCGGCTGCCAAGAAGTCAACCAAGAGCCCCAAGAAGGTGAAGAAGCCCTCAACTCCCAAGAAAACAGTGGCCAAGAGCCCCAAGAAGGCAACTAAGGCAGCCAAGCCTAAAGCCGCCAAGCCCAGGGCGGTCAGGGCAAAGAAAGCAACGCCTAAGAAGAAGTAA